In one Paracoccus everestensis genomic region, the following are encoded:
- a CDS encoding MFS transporter codes for MTTSRLFTPILIGGSLILLINFALRASFGVFQIPIAADFGWPRAEFSLAIAIQNLAWGIGQPIFGALAERWGDRWAIILGAILYSAGLILTSLATTPATMQLLEVMVGFGIAGTGFGVILAVVGRAASDDNRSLALGVATAAGSAGQVFGAPLAEVLLGFYAWQTVFVIFGVIVLSCLLFLPMLGDGKPATRSELEESLGSVLKRAFRDPSFLMIFVGFFSCGYQLGFITAHFPAMVTEMCGPISPMGTLASIGITTTSALGAAAISLIGMANIAGSIFAGWLGKRYTKKYLLAGIYTLRTIAAAAFILLPITPISVVVFSLVMGALWLATVPLTSGLVAYIYGLRYMGTLYGFVFLSHQIGSFLGVWLGGALYDAYGDYTLVWWVGVGVGAISALIHLPVREAPSRLPATVPAV; via the coding sequence CCACGTCCCGTTTGTTCACGCCCATCCTGATCGGCGGATCGCTGATCCTGCTGATCAACTTCGCCCTGCGGGCCAGCTTCGGCGTCTTCCAGATCCCCATCGCCGCCGATTTCGGCTGGCCGCGCGCTGAATTCTCGTTGGCCATTGCCATCCAGAACCTGGCCTGGGGGATCGGGCAGCCGATCTTTGGCGCGCTTGCCGAACGCTGGGGCGACCGCTGGGCGATCATCCTGGGCGCGATCCTGTATTCGGCGGGGCTGATCCTGACATCCCTTGCGACCACGCCCGCGACGATGCAGCTGCTGGAGGTGATGGTCGGCTTCGGCATTGCCGGCACGGGCTTTGGCGTCATCCTGGCCGTCGTGGGCCGGGCTGCCAGCGACGACAACCGCAGCCTTGCCCTGGGCGTCGCCACCGCAGCCGGATCCGCAGGCCAGGTCTTTGGCGCGCCCTTGGCCGAGGTTCTGCTGGGCTTCTATGCCTGGCAGACCGTTTTCGTGATCTTCGGCGTGATCGTGCTGTCCTGCCTGCTGTTCCTGCCGATGCTGGGCGATGGCAAGCCCGCCACCCGGTCCGAGCTTGAGGAAAGCCTGGGCAGCGTGCTGAAGCGCGCCTTCCGCGACCCGTCCTTTCTGATGATCTTCGTGGGCTTCTTTTCCTGCGGCTATCAGCTTGGCTTCATCACCGCGCATTTTCCCGCGATGGTGACGGAAATGTGCGGCCCGATCAGCCCCATGGGAACGCTGGCCAGCATCGGGATCACCACCACATCTGCCCTGGGCGCGGCGGCGATCAGCCTGATCGGGATGGCCAATATCGCCGGGTCGATCTTCGCGGGCTGGCTGGGCAAGCGTTACACCAAGAAATACCTGCTGGCGGGCATCTATACCCTGCGCACCATCGCGGCGGCGGCCTTTATCCTGCTGCCGATCACGCCCATCAGCGTTGTCGTCTTTTCGCTGGTAATGGGGGCGTTGTGGCTGGCAACGGTGCCGCTGACCTCGGGGCTGGTCGCCTATATCTATGGGTTGCGCTACATGGGAACGCTGTATGGCTTCGTGTTCCTGTCCCACCAGATCGGATCCTTCCTGGGGGTCTGGCTGGGCGGCGCGCTGTATGACGCTTACGGCGACTATACCCTTGTCTGGTGGGTCGGTGTGGGCGTCGGCGCAATCAGCGCACTGATCCATCTGCCGGTGCGCGAGGCCCCGTCCCGCCTTCCGGCCACGGTTCCGGCGGTTTGA
- a CDS encoding 5'-nucleotidase, lipoprotein e(P4) family — MTSPTRHHPSERAIAIRYQQRSAEVKALQRQCYALATLRLRAAVEANGTGKGLAVVSDIDETILDNTAVMAHAMTLGEALDGFETWKLWEREGAPHLLPGAADFFHLADRLGVTIFYVSDRFEENKLATIATLSRLGLPQVHADQVLLFGPPKSERRAAVERDHRIILQLGDTLHDFHGCFAGATLDIQHQLAEDHADRFGEDWIVFPNAAHGTWMEAELRPWEAPKPR, encoded by the coding sequence ATGACCAGCCCGACCCGCCACCATCCTTCGGAACGCGCCATCGCGATCCGCTATCAGCAGCGGTCAGCCGAGGTGAAGGCCTTGCAACGGCAATGCTATGCCCTGGCCACGCTGCGGCTGCGCGCGGCGGTCGAGGCGAACGGCACCGGCAAGGGGCTGGCCGTGGTCAGCGACATCGACGAGACGATCCTGGACAACACCGCCGTCATGGCGCACGCGATGACCCTGGGCGAGGCCCTGGACGGGTTCGAGACCTGGAAGCTGTGGGAACGCGAAGGGGCGCCGCATCTGCTGCCGGGGGCTGCGGATTTCTTTCATCTGGCGGACCGCTTGGGTGTCACGATCTTCTACGTCTCGGACCGGTTCGAGGAAAACAAGCTGGCGACCATCGCCACCCTTTCCCGCCTCGGCCTGCCCCAGGTTCATGCGGACCAGGTGCTGCTGTTCGGCCCGCCCAAATCCGAACGCCGCGCGGCCGTTGAACGGGACCACCGCATCATCCTGCAACTGGGCGACACGCTGCACGATTTCCACGGCTGCTTTGCCGGGGCGACGTTGGATATCCAGCACCAACTGGCCGAAGATCACGCAGACCGCTTCGGCGAGGATTGGATCGTCTTTCCCAACGCCGCCCATGGCACCTGGATGGAAGCCGAACTGCGTCCCTGGGAGGCGCCCAAGCCCCGCTAG